ACAACGTCGCCTTCTTTAATGTCTGCATCAGAACCGAAGATCACGACACCGACATTGTCAGCCTCGAGGTTCAGCGCCATGCCTTGGGTGCCGTTGGAGAATTCAACCATCTCACCGGCCTGCACCTGGTCAAGACCGTGGATACGGGCGATGCCGTCACCAACCGCCAAAACGGTTCCGACTTCGGAAACCTGGGCTTCATTGCCAAAATTGGCGATCTGGTCCTTGATGACCTTTGAAATTTCTGCTGCGCGAATATCCATTGTGTGTCCTTAGTCCTTTTTGGCCTTTAGCCCTTCATGGCCTGAGATAGCGTGTTCAAACGGGTTTTAATTGAGTTATCGATCATCTGGCTGCCGATTTTAACGACCAGACCGCCCAATATGGACGGATCGACAGAGGTGGAAACCGAAACATCGCTTCCCACACGTTTCTTGAGCTGCGCCTTGAGCGCATCAACTTGAGCATCATCCAGCGGATGAGCGGAGGTCACTTCAGCGGTAATTTCTCCGCGATGGCTGGAAGCCAAAGTGGAGAAGGCGCGAATGACCGCCGGTATCTGGTCGAGACGGCGATTGGCCGCGAGAACACCAAGCACGTTGGTGGTCAGATCGTCGAGCTTCATTTCCTTGGCGATACCGGCAATGGCCTTACCAGCGTCGGCACGAGACAGAACCGGGCTGCTGATCAGCGCTTTCAGGTCGTCCGATTCGCCCATCGCATTGCCGAGTGAAGCAAGACTTGCCTCGACAGTTTCGATGGCTTTATTTTCGGTGGCCAAAGCGAACAGCGCAGTGGCGTAACGCC
This DNA window, taken from Parasphingorhabdus litoris DSM 22379, encodes the following:
- a CDS encoding F0F1 ATP synthase subunit delta — its product is MENSSGIRASLAGRYATALFALATENKAIETVEASLASLGNAMGESDDLKALISSPVLSRADAGKAIAGIAKEMKLDDLTTNVLGVLAANRRLDQIPAVIRAFSTLASSHRGEITAEVTSAHPLDDAQVDALKAQLKKRVGSDVSVSTSVDPSILGGLVVKIGSQMIDNSIKTRLNTLSQAMKG